One part of the Truepera radiovictrix DSM 17093 genome encodes these proteins:
- a CDS encoding TRAP transporter small permease subunit: MKGLLAVSRGIDALTTAVGRVMFWLTLVMVLIGAFNVITRYVGRAFNLSLGGTRYIVLQTYAYNLVFLLGAAHVFNRDGHVRVDILYANRSPRTKAWIDILGTLFFLFPFCVLGFYLSWGYVMRSWQQNEVNINAGGLPVYPIKTVILVAFALLVLQGVSEIIKRVAVLRGYPPPATAAPADVPHSGALGADHPTELLPPERPETSTRRER; this comes from the coding sequence GTGAAGGGTTTGCTTGCGGTTTCGAGGGGTATCGACGCCCTAACGACCGCGGTCGGTCGGGTGATGTTTTGGCTTACGTTGGTGATGGTGCTGATCGGCGCTTTTAACGTCATCACGCGCTACGTCGGGCGCGCCTTTAACCTCTCGCTCGGCGGCACGCGCTACATCGTCTTGCAAACCTACGCCTACAACCTCGTCTTCTTGCTCGGCGCCGCGCACGTCTTTAACCGCGACGGCCACGTCCGGGTCGACATCCTCTACGCCAACCGCAGCCCCCGCACAAAGGCGTGGATCGACATCCTCGGCACGCTCTTTTTCCTCTTCCCCTTCTGCGTGCTGGGTTTCTACCTGAGCTGGGGCTACGTCATGCGCTCGTGGCAGCAAAATGAGGTCAACATCAACGCCGGTGGGTTACCGGTCTATCCCATCAAAACGGTGATCCTCGTCGCTTTTGCGCTGTTGGTGCTGCAGGGCGTGAGCGAGATCATCAAGCGCGTCGCCGTGCTGCGCGGCTACCCGCCGCCGGCGACCGCGGCCCCCGCCGACGTGCCCCACTCGGGCGCGCTGGGCGCGGATCACCCCACCGAGCTGCTGCCACCCGAGCGTCCAGAGACGTCTACGAGGCGTGAGCGCTAA
- a CDS encoding TRAP transporter large permease gives MAYLSLWMFGAAILLLLIGYPVAFSLGGTAVLFTLIGSDLLPSWGVPLPWEPMFPLARLNILPNRIYGTIMDNYTLVAVPFFVFMGVMLEKSGLAEELLETMGTLFGSLRGGLAISVVAVGALLAASTGVVGASVVTMGVLALPVMLKYNYSKSLSTGVIASSGTLGQIIPPSIVLVILGDQIGVSVGQLFLGALIPGFLLAGLFILWVVFVAITRPQDAPAMPPEARTLRGGALALKVLKSLIPPLFLILLVLGTIFFGLATPTEAGAMGALGAMLLAAINRRLTLRNLLDTMSQTVTLTSMVFIILVGATAFSMVFTALRGDQVIDNFLLNLPGGQWGFLFFTMLVIFLLGFFIDFIEITFIVVPFIAPIALQYFGPEMMLWFGILVAMNLQSSFLTPPFGFALFYLKGVAPPSIKSGHIYQGIIPFIVLQLLMLVLLVLFPRLVTWLPSLARPTG, from the coding sequence ATGGCCTACCTCAGCTTGTGGATGTTCGGCGCCGCTATCTTGCTCCTGCTCATCGGCTACCCGGTCGCCTTCTCCTTGGGCGGCACCGCCGTGCTCTTTACGCTTATCGGCTCCGACCTGCTCCCCTCGTGGGGGGTGCCGCTCCCCTGGGAGCCGATGTTCCCGCTTGCGCGCCTTAACATCTTGCCCAACCGCATCTACGGCACCATCATGGACAACTACACCCTGGTGGCGGTGCCCTTTTTCGTCTTTATGGGGGTGATGCTCGAAAAGTCCGGCCTCGCCGAGGAGCTCCTCGAGACCATGGGCACCCTTTTCGGCTCCCTGCGGGGGGGGCTAGCGATCTCGGTCGTGGCCGTCGGGGCGCTGCTCGCCGCCTCGACCGGGGTGGTCGGCGCTTCGGTCGTCACCATGGGGGTGCTCGCGCTCCCCGTGATGCTCAAGTACAACTACAGCAAATCCCTCTCGACGGGCGTCATCGCCTCGTCGGGGACGCTCGGGCAGATCATCCCGCCCTCTATCGTGCTCGTCATCTTGGGTGACCAGATCGGCGTCTCCGTCGGGCAGCTTTTTTTGGGGGCGCTCATCCCCGGCTTTTTGCTCGCCGGGCTCTTTATCCTCTGGGTGGTGTTCGTCGCCATCACGCGCCCGCAAGACGCCCCCGCCATGCCGCCCGAAGCGCGCACGCTGCGCGGCGGGGCGCTCGCTCTCAAGGTGCTTAAAAGCCTTATCCCCCCCCTTTTTCTCATCCTCTTGGTGCTCGGCACCATCTTTTTCGGCTTGGCCACACCTACCGAGGCGGGCGCCATGGGCGCGCTCGGCGCCATGCTCTTAGCCGCCATCAATCGCCGCTTGACCCTGCGCAACCTGCTCGACACGATGAGCCAGACGGTCACGCTCACCAGCATGGTCTTTATCATCCTCGTCGGGGCGACCGCCTTTAGCATGGTCTTTACCGCGCTGCGCGGCGATCAGGTGATCGACAACTTTTTGCTCAACCTCCCCGGCGGGCAGTGGGGCTTTTTGTTCTTCACCATGTTGGTGATTTTTCTGCTGGGGTTTTTCATCGACTTTATCGAGATCACCTTTATCGTGGTCCCCTTTATCGCGCCGATCGCGCTGCAGTACTTCGGTCCGGAGATGATGCTGTGGTTTGGCATCCTGGTCGCCATGAACCTGCAGTCGTCGTTTCTCACCCCGCCCTTTGGCTTCGCCCTCTTCTACCTCAAGGGGGTCGCACCGCCCAGCATCAAGTCGGGCCACATCTACCAGGGCATCATCCCCTTTATCGTGCTGCAGCTCCTGATGCTCGTGCTCCTCGTCCTCTTCCCACGCCTCGTGACGTGGCTCCCCTCGCTCGCGCGGCCGACGGGCTAA
- a CDS encoding TRAP transporter substrate-binding protein: MKRREFLKKAGVVAASGAFSPLMFARAQASTFRLEMVSSFPASLDIIYGGGEEIARVLDELTGGDVQITVYPAGAQVGGFEVYDAVSSGAFALGHSAAYYYVGRNPAHAFFTAVPFGLTAQQHNAWLMAGGAQELWNELNAQDNLIAFAAGNTGTQMGGWFRREINTPQDLRGLTMRIPGFGGEVMTRAGANVQNLPGGEIFLALDTGVIDATEWVGPYDDEILGLNQAAPFYYGPGWQEPSATLCLYVNLDTYNAFPPEIQEAFRTAAHAANELMLARYEAENGPALQRLVDSGTQLRTFSPEILTALRGHMDEVHDQNASGNEFYARTLESFTAFRDNIREWHRQAEYAFQNFIYDQSAQEEAGG; encoded by the coding sequence ATGAAGCGTCGGGAGTTCCTTAAAAAAGCGGGTGTGGTCGCAGCGAGCGGGGCCTTTTCGCCGCTCATGTTCGCGCGCGCGCAGGCGAGCACCTTTCGGCTCGAGATGGTGAGCTCGTTTCCCGCCTCGTTAGACATCATCTATGGTGGTGGCGAGGAGATCGCGCGGGTGCTCGACGAGCTGACCGGCGGCGACGTGCAGATTACCGTCTACCCGGCGGGCGCGCAGGTCGGGGGGTTTGAGGTCTACGACGCCGTCTCCTCGGGGGCCTTTGCGCTCGGTCACTCGGCCGCGTACTACTACGTCGGGCGCAACCCCGCGCACGCCTTTTTTACCGCCGTGCCCTTTGGGCTCACGGCGCAGCAGCATAATGCGTGGCTTATGGCGGGCGGCGCCCAAGAGCTGTGGAACGAGCTCAACGCCCAGGACAACCTCATCGCCTTCGCCGCGGGCAACACCGGCACGCAGATGGGCGGCTGGTTCCGCCGCGAGATCAACACCCCCCAAGACCTGCGCGGGCTGACGATGCGCATCCCCGGCTTCGGCGGCGAGGTGATGACGCGCGCCGGCGCCAACGTGCAGAATCTGCCGGGGGGGGAGATCTTTCTGGCCCTCGACACCGGCGTGATCGACGCGACCGAGTGGGTCGGCCCCTACGACGACGAGATCTTGGGGCTTAACCAAGCCGCGCCCTTCTACTACGGCCCCGGTTGGCAGGAGCCGTCGGCGACGCTCTGCCTCTACGTCAACCTCGACACCTACAACGCGTTTCCGCCCGAAATCCAGGAGGCCTTCCGAACCGCGGCGCACGCCGCTAACGAGCTGATGCTCGCGCGCTACGAGGCCGAAAACGGCCCCGCGCTGCAGCGCCTCGTCGACTCGGGGACGCAGCTGCGCACCTTCTCGCCGGAGATCCTCACGGCGCTGCGGGGCCACATGGACGAGGTGCACGACCAGAACGCCTCGGGCAACGAGTTCTACGCGCGCACGCTTGAAAGCTTTACCGCGTTTCGCGATAACATCCGCGAGTGGCACCGCCAAGCGGAGTACGCCTTCCAGAACTTTATCTACGACCAAAGCGCCCAGGAGGAGGCCGGCGGCTAG
- the tatC gene encoding twin-arginine translocase subunit TatC, whose translation MTLIEHFEELRTRLFIALGAWVVGMGVAFVFRTELLAWLQAPLPEGLTLTAFGILEPFIVSMQISAFFGLALAAPVIVGQIWGFIAPGLYPEERRWAVPFVLLTALAFSAGILFAYYIVLPFALPIIVGFLVGEVQLLPGIGDYISKILVYMAVFGLIFEMPVVSFLFARLGLLRAPLLQHYRRYAIVISFVAAALITPTADPINLLLVALPLVILYEVSILVVRIFQRKVPFARDHPEPTRPH comes from the coding sequence ATGACGCTGATCGAACACTTCGAGGAGCTAAGGACGCGCCTATTTATCGCGCTCGGCGCGTGGGTCGTCGGGATGGGGGTGGCGTTCGTCTTCCGTACGGAGCTGCTCGCTTGGCTGCAGGCGCCTCTGCCCGAGGGCCTGACGCTGACCGCTTTCGGCATTCTGGAGCCCTTTATCGTCAGCATGCAGATCTCCGCCTTTTTCGGGCTGGCGCTCGCCGCCCCCGTGATCGTCGGGCAGATCTGGGGGTTTATCGCCCCCGGCCTCTACCCCGAAGAGCGCCGCTGGGCGGTACCCTTTGTGCTCCTGACCGCGCTCGCCTTTAGCGCCGGGATCCTTTTCGCCTACTACATCGTGCTGCCCTTTGCGCTCCCGATTATCGTCGGCTTTTTGGTCGGCGAGGTGCAGCTCTTGCCGGGCATCGGCGACTACATCTCGAAGATCCTCGTCTACATGGCGGTCTTCGGTTTGATCTTCGAGATGCCCGTGGTGAGCTTTCTTTTCGCGCGCCTCGGCCTCTTGAGGGCGCCTCTGCTGCAGCACTACCGCCGCTACGCGATCGTCATCAGCTTCGTTGCAGCGGCGCTCATCACCCCGACCGCCGACCCCATCAACTTGCTCCTGGTCGCCCTGCCGCTCGTTATACTCTACGAGGTGAGCATCCTCGTGGTGCGAATTTTCCAGCGGAAGGTGCCCTTTGCAAGAGACCATCCAGAACCTACGCGCCCGCATTGA
- a CDS encoding bifunctional 3-deoxy-7-phosphoheptulonate synthase/chorismate mutase → MQETIQNLRARIDALNLQLLALLSERAAVAEEIGRLQTALGMPHYDPVREAQMLEALTAANRGPFSDETVKGLFKAIFQASMQLEQESDKVKYLTSRQTRREDTVVKLGDVVLGSHHAPVLVAGPCSIESHEQVEAAAAFVASRGVKLFRGGAFKPRTDPYSFQGLGEQGLRLGREACDRHGLLFISEIMDACDLPLFLEYADVLQIGARNMQNFTLLRAVGRANKPVLLKRGLSATIEEWLMAAEYLLSEGNTNVILCERGIRTFERYTRNTLDVSAVALAKQETHLPVLVDVTHSGGRRDLLVPLTKAGLAVGADGIMVEVHPNPAVALSDNKQQMDFDAFDRYLEETGYHKKLSQKRHEVYGF, encoded by the coding sequence TTGCAAGAGACCATCCAGAACCTACGCGCCCGCATTGACGCGCTCAACCTGCAGCTGTTAGCGCTCCTGTCCGAGCGCGCGGCGGTCGCCGAAGAGATCGGCAGACTGCAGACCGCGCTCGGGATGCCGCACTACGACCCCGTGCGCGAGGCGCAGATGCTCGAGGCGCTCACCGCGGCCAACCGTGGCCCCTTTTCGGACGAGACCGTCAAGGGGCTTTTCAAGGCCATCTTCCAAGCGAGCATGCAGCTCGAGCAGGAGAGCGACAAGGTCAAGTACCTCACCTCGCGCCAGACCCGCCGCGAGGACACGGTCGTAAAGCTTGGCGACGTGGTTTTGGGCAGCCACCACGCCCCCGTGCTCGTCGCGGGCCCCTGCTCGATCGAGTCGCACGAACAGGTCGAGGCGGCAGCGGCGTTTGTCGCCTCGCGCGGGGTCAAGCTCTTTCGCGGCGGCGCCTTTAAACCGCGCACCGACCCCTACTCGTTTCAGGGTCTCGGCGAACAGGGTTTACGGCTCGGCCGCGAGGCGTGCGACCGGCACGGGCTCCTCTTTATCTCCGAGATCATGGACGCCTGCGACCTGCCGCTTTTCCTCGAGTACGCCGACGTGCTGCAGATCGGCGCGCGCAACATGCAGAACTTTACGCTGCTCCGCGCCGTAGGCCGCGCCAACAAACCCGTGCTCTTAAAGCGCGGCCTCTCGGCCACCATCGAAGAGTGGTTGATGGCCGCCGAGTACCTGCTCAGCGAGGGCAACACCAACGTCATCCTCTGCGAGCGCGGCATCCGCACCTTCGAGCGCTACACCCGCAACACCCTAGACGTCTCGGCGGTCGCGCTCGCCAAACAGGAGACCCACCTCCCCGTGCTCGTCGACGTCACCCACTCGGGGGGCCGCCGCGACCTGCTCGTCCCGCTGACCAAAGCGGGGCTCGCAGTCGGCGCCGACGGCATCATGGTCGAGGTGCACCCGAACCCCGCCGTGGCGCTCTCGGACAACAAGCAGCAGATGGACTTTGACGCCTTCGACCGCTACCTAGAGGAGACGGGCTACCACAAAAAGCTCTCGCAGAAGCGGCACGAGGTGTACGGGTTTTAG
- a CDS encoding 4Fe-4S binding protein — MLNRLLSLIVKATNITPSYTPEHCLVVTKAVGGCTVCEETCPHQAITIGRAVEIDEIDCTGCGLCVQACPSQALSSSVAYSRGAPLKCSQVKGDAQSVQCLTRLQPSDVLALAGRKDRVTLVRGACEGCAIGSPEVPARLAQLLQDAAALAAVRGRTLHTEVLVRERYDTTDNPETLSRRELLRGGLRSSKRFSADLLAPLEALGEAQAEEKGVPLELEKRFLLLRAAQPEAEARVPWTLPRVHDGCIMCPVCTNVCPTGAFKRELSPVQMGGGGVLKLEPERCNGCNACVTSCPVRVITLDGEVTWGELSGGTQEVYRKAGGALTGSVARR, encoded by the coding sequence GTGCTTAACCGCCTGCTCAGCTTGATCGTCAAGGCGACGAACATCACACCGAGCTACACGCCGGAGCACTGCCTCGTCGTGACCAAAGCGGTCGGGGGGTGCACGGTCTGCGAGGAGACGTGCCCGCACCAGGCGATCACCATCGGGCGCGCGGTCGAGATCGACGAGATCGACTGCACCGGCTGTGGGCTCTGCGTGCAGGCGTGCCCCTCGCAGGCGCTCTCGAGCAGCGTCGCCTATAGCCGCGGCGCGCCCCTTAAGTGCTCGCAAGTCAAGGGCGACGCGCAGAGCGTTCAGTGCCTGACCCGCCTTCAACCCTCCGACGTGCTGGCCCTAGCGGGGCGCAAAGACCGCGTCACGCTCGTGCGCGGCGCGTGCGAGGGGTGTGCGATCGGTAGCCCCGAGGTACCGGCGCGCCTAGCGCAGCTGCTTCAGGACGCGGCGGCGCTCGCGGCGGTGCGGGGGCGCACGCTGCACACCGAGGTGCTCGTCCGCGAGCGCTACGACACCACCGACAACCCCGAAACCCTCAGCCGCCGCGAGCTGCTGCGCGGCGGCCTGCGCAGCTCCAAGCGCTTCTCGGCCGACCTGTTGGCCCCTTTGGAGGCGCTCGGCGAGGCGCAAGCCGAGGAGAAGGGGGTGCCGCTCGAGCTCGAAAAGCGCTTTTTGCTCCTCCGAGCGGCTCAACCCGAAGCGGAGGCGCGCGTCCCCTGGACCCTGCCGCGCGTTCACGACGGCTGCATCATGTGCCCGGTCTGCACCAACGTCTGCCCGACGGGCGCCTTTAAACGCGAGCTGAGCCCCGTTCAGATGGGCGGCGGCGGGGTGCTCAAGCTCGAGCCCGAGCGCTGCAACGGCTGCAACGCCTGCGTCACCTCCTGCCCCGTCCGGGTGATCACCCTCGACGGCGAGGTGACCTGGGGGGAGCTCTCCGGCGGCACCCAAGAGGTCTACCGCAAAGCCGGAGGGGCCCTGACGGGTTCGGTCGCCCGCCGGTAG
- a CDS encoding YbfB/YjiJ family MFS transporter, translating into MIVGALLGLGPAAALGVGRFAYALVLPEMQRALGLSYAQAGLLGSANTLGYFVGALVSHRLLYAVGYRRGFYAALALQAFALALLALGTSFGALLALRLVQGVLGAWVFVGGAALVLASTPRRSSRGLATGLYFGGVGVGIALSPLAMLAALPWRETWALLGGLSLLLGGAATAPVRALQEPAPRTVGASGSLRPIAPLLAAYGLYGAGYIGYMTFVTTALGVPLAPFWALLGLSASCTGLMWGRWIDRVGGGAGMTHVLLVLTLASLYPVLTAWPWVSAFAFGVSFLGVITAVTAAFSKLLPPGAWAGAMGVSTAVFALGQALGPSVSGFAGDRLGGPVGALGFSTALLGAALLAAWLQAVWPPVKR; encoded by the coding sequence TTGATCGTCGGGGCGCTCCTCGGTCTGGGGCCGGCGGCGGCGCTCGGGGTGGGGCGTTTTGCCTACGCGCTCGTTTTACCCGAGATGCAGCGCGCCCTGGGCCTCTCCTACGCGCAGGCGGGGCTTTTGGGGAGCGCCAACACCCTGGGCTACTTCGTGGGGGCGCTCGTCAGCCACCGGCTGCTCTACGCCGTCGGTTACCGGCGTGGCTTCTACGCCGCGCTCGCCCTCCAGGCGTTCGCGCTCGCGCTGCTGGCGCTCGGTACGAGTTTCGGAGCGCTGCTGGCGCTACGGCTGGTGCAGGGGGTCTTGGGCGCGTGGGTCTTCGTGGGCGGGGCGGCGCTCGTACTCGCGAGCACCCCGAGGCGCTCCTCGCGGGGTCTTGCGACCGGCCTCTACTTCGGCGGGGTGGGGGTCGGTATCGCGCTGTCGCCGCTCGCGATGCTCGCGGCCCTTCCTTGGCGCGAGACGTGGGCGCTCCTAGGCGGACTGTCGCTGCTTCTCGGTGGGGCGGCGACAGCGCCCGTGCGCGCGCTTCAAGAACCCGCCCCGCGCACCGTCGGCGCCTCCGGTAGCCTGCGCCCCATCGCGCCCTTGCTCGCCGCTTATGGCCTTTACGGTGCGGGCTACATCGGTTACATGACCTTCGTTACGACCGCCCTCGGGGTGCCGCTCGCCCCCTTCTGGGCGCTTTTGGGCCTGAGCGCGTCGTGTACGGGGCTTATGTGGGGCCGGTGGATCGACCGCGTGGGGGGCGGCGCGGGGATGACGCACGTGCTCCTGGTGCTGACGCTCGCGAGCCTCTACCCGGTTCTGACGGCCTGGCCGTGGGTCTCGGCGTTCGCGTTCGGGGTGAGCTTTCTGGGGGTGATCACGGCCGTGACCGCCGCCTTTAGCAAGCTCTTGCCGCCGGGCGCTTGGGCGGGGGCGATGGGGGTGTCGACGGCGGTCTTCGCCCTCGGACAGGCGCTCGGCCCGAGCGTGAGCGGCTTTGCCGGGGACCGCCTCGGCGGCCCGGTAGGCGCTTTGGGGTTCTCGACGGCGCTCCTGGGGGCGGCGCTGCTCGCCGCGTGGCTGCAGGCCGTCTGGCCGCCGGTAAAGCGCTAG